One window of the Chryseotalea sp. WA131a genome contains the following:
- the hemW gene encoding radical SAM family heme chaperone HemW — protein sequence MAGLYLHIPFCKQACHYCDFHFSTNQTLKEEMVSALLREMEMQREYLSGETIETIYFGGGTPSLLSSAQLESLLVGVSKNFTLAQSLEITLEANPDDLSPLLLKDLRAIGFNRLSIGIQSFDESVLIFFNRAHHAAQSITCIENARQAGFDNISIDLIYSIPQQSLAEWKENIVKAISLRPEHISAYSLTIEDKTVLGHRQKKGLLKPLAENESAFQVELLIVELEGAGYNQYEISNFCRPGFYSKHNTSYWQQKKYVGLGPSAHSYDGITRQWNVANNHAYLNSIKKGALSFEKEVLTRSNKINEYIFTTLRTKWGCSVPYLTEVFDFTLDQRKLDKYTKEGLLRTENRTIFLTAKGKLLADHIAMDLFVDAG from the coding sequence ATGGCGGGGCTATATCTCCACATTCCATTTTGCAAGCAGGCATGTCATTATTGTGACTTTCACTTTTCCACCAATCAAACACTAAAGGAAGAAATGGTGAGCGCTCTTCTAAGGGAAATGGAGATGCAGCGAGAATACCTATCTGGCGAAACCATCGAGACCATTTATTTTGGGGGTGGCACACCTTCGCTGTTGTCATCTGCCCAGCTTGAATCGCTCTTGGTTGGGGTCTCGAAAAACTTTACACTCGCCCAGTCACTGGAAATTACCTTGGAAGCCAACCCAGATGACTTATCGCCTCTATTATTAAAGGACTTACGGGCTATTGGTTTTAATCGTTTAAGTATTGGTATTCAATCTTTTGATGAATCCGTTTTAATTTTTTTTAATCGAGCCCATCATGCTGCTCAATCGATAACCTGCATCGAAAATGCACGACAAGCTGGTTTCGATAATATCAGTATCGACTTGATTTACTCAATCCCTCAGCAATCGCTAGCTGAGTGGAAAGAAAACATTGTGAAGGCTATTTCCCTCAGGCCGGAGCATATCTCTGCTTACTCGCTTACAATCGAAGATAAAACTGTGCTTGGCCATCGGCAAAAGAAAGGTTTATTGAAGCCATTGGCAGAAAATGAATCAGCATTTCAAGTGGAGTTGTTGATCGTTGAACTAGAAGGCGCGGGTTATAATCAATATGAAATTTCAAATTTCTGTCGGCCTGGGTTTTACTCCAAACACAACACCAGCTATTGGCAACAAAAAAAATATGTAGGACTAGGGCCGAGCGCGCACTCATACGATGGCATCACACGACAGTGGAATGTGGCCAATAACCATGCATATCTAAATTCGATCAAGAAGGGTGCGCTTTCGTTTGAAAAAGAGGTATTGACAAGGAGCAACAAAATCAACGAATATATTTTTACCACCTTGCGCACCAAGTGGGGTTGCAGCGTGCCATACCTGACAGAGGTTTTTGACTTTACCCTAGATCAACGAAAGCTCGACAAGTATACCAAAGAGGGTCTGCTACGAACTGAAAACCGTACTATTTTTCTTACGGCAAAAGGAAAATTGTTGGCTGACCACATTGCCATGGATTTATTTGTTGACGCTGGCTAA
- a CDS encoding DUF4271 domain-containing protein, with the protein MRSTFLFLVFVLVVLKATAQFPNKIIIDLKPTWLVHGGPEFEPSQNQTTSSIYFWLPASRYKGTVLSIAGRHPLSVFVDSKLIWSGQQPVIFSVDSLAKLYSARLFIGIYSPAGFKNVSTKIVTQIPIDETLQNALRGGNFFLDFAIIASLMLLVSFTMFVRTNPMLTQDYFDFRKLLSTQDRTESGFGLRIASSVNILYYFFGSCFLALILLSVFHFMKNTTYLSAMFQIQTTPQGFGQWAILSLAIFGFLIFKLLWITIFARLFAFKDTVRFQFFNFIRLIFISVAALMIIGLGSLLFNVRSELFFYYQIYLLAALFVIGTSVLYLKLMTRLPYHFFHLFSYLCASEIIPLILLMKVILY; encoded by the coding sequence ATGCGCTCAACCTTTCTTTTTCTTGTGTTTGTTTTAGTCGTTCTAAAAGCGACTGCCCAATTTCCCAATAAAATAATAATAGACCTAAAGCCTACTTGGCTAGTGCACGGAGGGCCTGAGTTTGAACCATCTCAAAACCAAACTACTTCCTCCATTTACTTTTGGTTGCCTGCCTCCCGATACAAAGGCACGGTTTTGTCTATTGCTGGGCGGCACCCGCTTTCCGTTTTTGTCGATTCAAAGCTGATATGGAGCGGGCAGCAACCAGTAATTTTTTCGGTAGATAGTTTAGCTAAGCTTTATTCTGCCCGACTTTTTATCGGCATCTACTCACCAGCAGGCTTTAAAAATGTTTCTACCAAGATTGTTACCCAAATTCCGATCGATGAAACGCTACAAAATGCATTGCGTGGCGGTAATTTTTTTCTAGACTTCGCCATCATCGCTTCTTTGATGCTGCTCGTATCCTTTACCATGTTTGTTCGCACCAATCCTATGCTTACGCAAGATTACTTCGATTTCCGAAAGCTGCTCAGCACGCAAGATCGCACCGAAAGTGGATTTGGGTTGCGCATTGCTTCCAGCGTAAACATCCTTTACTACTTTTTCGGAAGCTGCTTTCTCGCATTGATATTGTTATCGGTTTTTCACTTTATGAAAAACACAACGTACCTCTCGGCCATGTTTCAAATTCAAACTACCCCCCAAGGCTTTGGTCAATGGGCCATATTGTCGCTGGCAATTTTTGGATTTTTGATTTTTAAGTTATTGTGGATTACGATTTTTGCCAGGTTGTTTGCCTTTAAAGACACAGTGCGATTTCAATTCTTTAATTTCATTCGCCTGATTTTTATTTCAGTTGCCGCCTTGATGATCATTGGCTTGGGTTCATTGTTATTTAATGTTCGCTCCGAATTATTTTTTTATTACCAAATCTACCTGTTAGCGGCTTTGTTTGTTATAGGCACCTCAGTGCTGTATCTCAAATTAATGACACGGCTGCCGTACCATTTCTTTCATTTATTTTCCTACCTTTGCGCTTCTGAAATCATCCCATTAATCCTTTTGATGAAGGTAATTTTGTATTAA
- a CDS encoding uroporphyrinogen-III synthase — protein MTETATDRMRKVKSILVTQEAPTDLTSPYFKLAEKYNIKIDFRPFIQVEAVPLREFRKQKVDILQHTAIIFTSRNAVDHFFAICLELKLEMPADMKYFCISDQTSNYLQKYIVIRKRKIFSGLKDTKDLLEIIKKHKNEKFLFPCSDIRKSDIPDFLKSNGYTYTEAVINHTVAANLSDLKNVYYDVLAFFSPSGINSLFVNFPDFKQNNTRLAAFGPTTAKAVKDAGLFLDIEAPLPNAPSMTGALELYIKKANVIK, from the coding sequence ATGACAGAAACTGCTACTGACCGGATGCGCAAAGTAAAAAGCATTTTGGTCACACAGGAAGCCCCCACCGACCTTACCTCACCGTATTTTAAATTGGCAGAAAAGTACAATATCAAAATTGACTTTCGTCCTTTTATTCAAGTGGAGGCCGTACCGTTGCGGGAGTTTCGCAAACAAAAAGTAGATATCCTTCAGCACACGGCCATTATCTTCACCAGCCGCAATGCCGTAGATCATTTCTTTGCCATTTGTCTGGAGTTAAAGTTAGAGATGCCAGCGGATATGAAATACTTCTGTATCTCTGATCAAACTTCCAATTACCTACAGAAATATATTGTTATTCGGAAGCGAAAAATATTTTCGGGGTTGAAAGACACCAAAGATTTATTGGAGATCATTAAAAAGCACAAAAACGAAAAATTTCTTTTTCCCTGCTCCGATATCCGCAAAAGTGATATCCCTGATTTTTTGAAATCCAACGGTTACACCTACACAGAGGCCGTTATTAACCATACCGTTGCTGCCAACCTTAGCGATTTGAAAAATGTATATTATGATGTTTTGGCATTTTTCAGCCCCTCCGGTATCAACTCGCTCTTTGTGAACTTTCCGGATTTCAAACAAAACAATACCCGATTGGCAGCTTTTGGCCCTACCACGGCTAAAGCGGTAAAAGATGCGGGTCTATTTTTGGATATTGAAGCGCCATTGCCCAATGCCCCCTCCATGACGGGCGCATTGGAATTATACATAAAAAAAGCCAATGTAATTAAATAA
- a CDS encoding type IX secretion system membrane protein PorP/SprF, which yields MKKLLLYFIFCVGFVAPLLAQQDPQFTNYMFNTLYFNPGFAGVEGVTKFTAIHRSQWAGYTPTFGGGGAPVTQIITMTTPIFKLNSGFGAQIVNDRLGVQNNLDAQVSYAYHLGIKNSKLSIGIRSGIYSQTFNYGEYRYIDPNDPFFNTPEGSKKFGTESQIKPDMAFGVFWRKEKYYAGFSVNHLLSSSFDFGVQNIRGYLQPHYYLTGGYFYEVNFDLKFQFMTLISSDLSSTSVNFGGIAYYKDTMWGGLSFRTSESANIMLGYTLLKDKSLRIGYGMDYTLINQDGKQATSHEFLMTYELPVNPGSGKKVVRTPRYRH from the coding sequence GTGAAGAAGCTACTACTGTATTTCATTTTTTGCGTGGGTTTCGTGGCTCCTTTGCTGGCTCAGCAAGATCCTCAGTTCACCAATTACATGTTTAACACTTTATACTTTAACCCAGGTTTTGCTGGAGTTGAAGGAGTTACAAAATTTACCGCTATCCACAGAAGTCAATGGGCTGGATATACACCAACGTTTGGAGGGGGTGGAGCACCCGTTACTCAAATTATTACAATGACTACCCCAATTTTTAAACTAAATAGTGGTTTTGGCGCACAAATAGTTAATGATAGGTTAGGTGTGCAAAATAATTTAGACGCCCAAGTTTCTTATGCCTACCACCTAGGTATTAAAAATAGTAAACTAAGTATAGGAATTAGATCAGGCATTTATTCTCAAACGTTTAATTATGGAGAGTACCGTTATATTGACCCCAACGATCCATTTTTTAATACACCTGAGGGTTCTAAAAAATTTGGGACTGAATCTCAGATAAAACCTGATATGGCTTTTGGAGTTTTCTGGCGGAAAGAAAAATATTATGCCGGCTTTAGTGTCAATCATCTTTTGAGTTCATCTTTTGATTTTGGTGTACAGAACATAAGGGGTTATTTGCAACCACACTACTATTTAACAGGAGGTTATTTTTATGAAGTCAATTTTGATTTAAAGTTTCAGTTCATGACTTTGATTTCTTCAGATTTATCAAGTACCTCGGTGAATTTTGGTGGAATTGCCTACTATAAAGATACGATGTGGGGCGGTTTATCATTTAGAACATCAGAATCTGCCAATATTATGTTGGGCTACACACTGTTGAAGGATAAATCACTGCGAATAGGTTATGGAATGGATTACACTTTAATAAACCAAGATGGCAAACAAGCTACTTCGCATGAATTTTTGATGACTTATGAACTGCCCGTAAACCCCGGAAGTGGCAAAAAAGTGGTCAGAACACCCCGTTACAGGCACTAA
- a CDS encoding SUMF1/EgtB/PvdO family nonheme iron enzyme: MKKIVSQKVLSSGLIMGVAIFLGSCGLLGIGGKKGKGDAGGEVLGQSTIERRQPWSMVIPYGMVPIPAGTFHMGQADEDPASTQINFNKQITIGLLFMDETEITNDEYLQFTSFFLGAEGGAQLTNFPAVSQQEFMAKYYPDTTVWMKDFSHHMGDPLVDSYWQHPGYQDYPVVGVSWEAANFFGQWRTAFLNEWRQVNGGQPPMPAFRLPSEAEWEYAARGGRDMNKYPWGNPYIRNAKGCMLANFKPGRGNYYDDGYAYTSPVGIYFPNDYGLVDMSGNAAEWCLDDFNPASVLTVWDLNPQFIDKNAYDKEGKSKEKYNARKVVRGGSWKDVAYYLETGTRTYEYKDSTRAYIGFRCAMTIHQEQNFTN; the protein is encoded by the coding sequence ATGAAGAAAATTGTTTCTCAGAAAGTTCTGTCTAGTGGATTAATAATGGGGGTGGCTATCTTTTTAGGAAGCTGCGGTCTATTAGGTATTGGAGGCAAAAAAGGAAAAGGAGATGCAGGAGGCGAAGTATTGGGTCAGTCCACAATTGAGCGCAGACAACCTTGGTCAATGGTAATACCTTATGGTATGGTGCCAATTCCTGCTGGTACCTTCCACATGGGTCAAGCTGATGAAGATCCTGCCTCCACGCAAATCAACTTTAATAAGCAAATTACCATCGGTCTTCTTTTCATGGACGAGACCGAAATCACCAACGATGAATACCTTCAATTCACATCCTTCTTTTTAGGGGCTGAAGGAGGGGCTCAGTTGACCAACTTTCCGGCAGTAAGTCAGCAAGAGTTTATGGCCAAATACTATCCTGATACTACTGTTTGGATGAAAGACTTCTCTCACCACATGGGCGATCCGTTGGTTGATTCTTACTGGCAGCATCCGGGCTACCAAGATTACCCTGTAGTAGGTGTAAGCTGGGAAGCCGCTAATTTCTTTGGTCAATGGAGAACAGCTTTCTTAAATGAGTGGCGACAAGTAAACGGTGGTCAGCCTCCTATGCCTGCATTTCGTTTGCCTTCTGAGGCTGAGTGGGAATACGCAGCCCGTGGCGGTCGCGATATGAACAAATATCCTTGGGGAAACCCATACATCCGTAATGCAAAAGGCTGTATGTTGGCTAACTTCAAGCCTGGCCGTGGTAACTATTACGATGATGGGTATGCTTATACATCACCTGTAGGTATCTATTTCCCCAATGATTATGGTTTAGTTGACATGTCTGGAAATGCAGCTGAGTGGTGCTTAGATGACTTCAATCCTGCTTCAGTGCTAACAGTTTGGGATTTGAACCCGCAGTTTATTGACAAGAACGCTTACGATAAAGAAGGAAAGTCGAAAGAAAAATACAACGCTAGAAAAGTAGTACGTGGTGGCTCATGGAAGGATGTAGCCTATTATTTGGAAACAGGTACACGCACCTACGAATATAAAGACTCAACAAGAGCCTATATTGGTTTCCGTTGTGCGATGACCATTCATCAGGAACAGAATTTCACTAATTAA
- the gldL gene encoding gliding motility protein GldL, with translation MAKKKGGFVDLIFTAIMPKVYGIGAAVVIVGALFKIQHWQGANEMLILGLGTEAVIFFLSAFEPKHAEVDWSKVYPELAEDFEAQVTTPTRISNRPSAGESPLLKIDEMLKTAKVDQNLLDNLGKGLTNLATSASQMSNLSNAAVATNEYAKNVQTAASSLMEMNKSYGTAMKAVGAMADASKDTSEYHAQVKKVTNNLASLNAVYEMELKDADSHVKNMNKFYESLTGAMQGLSKVGENTSKFTTELGTLTNNLTALNKVYGSMLTAMRGSN, from the coding sequence ATGGCAAAGAAAAAAGGCGGATTCGTTGACTTAATTTTTACGGCCATCATGCCAAAAGTATATGGTATTGGTGCTGCTGTTGTTATTGTTGGTGCGTTGTTTAAAATCCAGCACTGGCAGGGTGCTAACGAAATGTTGATTTTAGGTCTTGGCACAGAGGCCGTTATCTTCTTCTTAAGCGCGTTTGAACCAAAGCATGCAGAAGTAGACTGGTCGAAAGTATATCCAGAATTGGCAGAAGACTTTGAAGCGCAAGTAACCACCCCTACCCGCATTAGTAATCGCCCTAGTGCTGGCGAATCTCCTTTACTGAAGATTGATGAAATGCTGAAAACCGCTAAAGTTGACCAAAACCTATTGGATAATTTAGGCAAGGGCTTGACTAATTTGGCTACATCCGCCAGCCAAATGAGCAATTTGTCCAATGCCGCTGTTGCTACTAATGAATATGCGAAGAATGTTCAGACGGCTGCTTCTTCGTTAATGGAAATGAACAAATCTTACGGTACAGCTATGAAAGCCGTAGGTGCCATGGCCGATGCTTCTAAAGATACAAGCGAGTACCATGCTCAAGTGAAGAAAGTTACTAACAATTTGGCGTCATTAAATGCCGTTTATGAAATGGAGTTGAAAGATGCCGATTCGCATGTGAAAAACATGAACAAGTTCTATGAAAGCTTAACGGGTGCTATGCAAGGCCTTTCTAAAGTAGGTGAAAACACCTCTAAGTTTACAACAGAGCTTGGAACCTTGACCAATAATTTAACTGCCCTGAATAAAGTTTATGGCAGCATGTTGACAGCCATGAGAGGCAGCAACTAG
- the gldN gene encoding gliding motility protein GldN: protein MRKILAVVLLVLVCDFVFAQRDTIANPNSIDKIPFYEQLYRFRVWRNVNLRERQNAGFKSAKSDIGDFLIKAIKNGSLVAYDGDSVKAAKTPEEVMMLNKAIKQTAYNPQQTYTTTEQVSYQGKNYASTRNDNIGHLPTDSEWWELSAEQDAVLQANQIAELQIVEDVIFDRRRSRLYYDIQYIGIIVERDGQYNPMGYVYYKEFARLVEKSAHSKSLDERDRVQWRNRYNPAENKNFVDAFKLRLFHGIIEKVENPDDRTIEQVYSSNGRTYGESVFARWEEEMKLMEKEHNLWEY from the coding sequence ATGAGAAAAATACTTGCGGTAGTTTTGTTGGTTTTAGTTTGTGATTTTGTATTCGCACAAAGAGACACGATAGCGAACCCTAATTCAATTGATAAGATTCCGTTCTATGAGCAACTTTATCGGTTTAGGGTATGGCGAAATGTAAACCTACGCGAGAGACAAAATGCTGGATTTAAATCCGCGAAATCAGATATTGGAGATTTTCTTATCAAGGCCATCAAAAATGGTAGTTTAGTAGCCTATGATGGTGATTCGGTAAAAGCTGCTAAAACGCCCGAAGAAGTTATGATGTTGAACAAAGCCATCAAGCAGACCGCCTACAATCCTCAACAGACGTACACAACTACTGAGCAAGTTTCCTATCAGGGCAAAAATTACGCCTCTACTCGTAACGATAACATCGGTCACCTGCCAACAGATAGCGAATGGTGGGAATTATCTGCAGAACAAGATGCTGTTTTGCAGGCCAATCAAATTGCGGAACTGCAAATAGTTGAAGACGTTATCTTTGATAGAAGACGTTCGCGTTTATACTACGATATCCAATACATAGGCATTATCGTTGAAAGAGATGGCCAGTATAATCCTATGGGTTACGTTTATTACAAAGAGTTTGCTAGGTTAGTAGAAAAATCTGCACACAGCAAGAGCCTAGATGAACGGGATAGAGTGCAATGGAGAAACCGTTATAACCCTGCTGAAAACAAAAATTTTGTTGATGCCTTTAAGTTAAGATTGTTCCACGGTATCATTGAAAAAGTAGAAAATCCTGACGATCGAACGATTGAACAGGTATATTCTAGCAATGGAAGAACCTACGGAGAATCGGTATTTGCTCGATGGGAAGAAGAGATGAAATTGATGGAGAAGGAGCACAATCTCTGGGAGTATTGA
- a CDS encoding GNAT family N-acetyltransferase, protein MITIREGKKADLPQVLNLVKELAEYEKALVQVTNTVERMEQDAFGEHPVFGFYVAEKDQSIVGISLYYYRYSTWKGKRLYLEDIVVTQQGRGGGIGKMLFDQTMKLTLEKKCSGLVWQVLDWNEPAINFYKKYGATFDAEWVNCSLEEEQITKILNS, encoded by the coding sequence ATGATTACCATACGTGAAGGAAAGAAAGCGGATCTGCCCCAAGTACTAAACTTGGTAAAAGAGTTGGCTGAATATGAAAAAGCATTGGTGCAAGTGACCAACACTGTTGAGCGTATGGAGCAAGATGCCTTTGGCGAACACCCTGTCTTTGGTTTCTATGTAGCCGAGAAAGACCAATCTATTGTAGGCATTTCTCTTTATTATTACCGGTATTCTACCTGGAAAGGCAAAAGACTCTACTTAGAGGATATTGTGGTGACCCAACAAGGGCGTGGTGGCGGAATCGGAAAGATGTTGTTTGACCAAACGATGAAGTTGACTTTGGAAAAAAAATGCTCTGGCCTAGTATGGCAAGTACTGGATTGGAATGAGCCCGCTATTAACTTCTATAAAAAGTACGGAGCTACGTTTGATGCAGAGTGGGTGAACTGCAGTTTAGAGGAGGAGCAGATCACAAAAATTCTCAACTCTTAA
- a CDS encoding DUF4286 family protein yields the protein MLLYNVTVGVDKAIEHEWIDWVKKIYIPAVIETGYFSDAKLYRVVTHDDEHSVSYSLQFFSNRIENVVKYLDEHTTTIIEAHRLKFKDRHVVFNTLLEEVI from the coding sequence ATGCTCTTATACAACGTAACGGTAGGGGTGGACAAAGCGATTGAGCATGAATGGATTGATTGGGTTAAGAAGATTTATATTCCGGCCGTTATTGAAACGGGTTACTTTTCGGACGCCAAACTATATCGGGTGGTTACGCACGATGACGAACATTCCGTTTCGTATAGCTTGCAATTTTTTTCCAATAGAATTGAAAATGTGGTTAAATACCTAGACGAACATACCACTACTATTATTGAAGCTCATCGATTGAAGTTCAAAGATCGGCACGTAGTTTTTAACACGCTGCTCGAAGAAGTAATTTAA
- a CDS encoding alanine dehydrogenase, with translation MKVIKIGLIREGKVPPDKRVAFTPSQTEEIEQRFTHAKIVCQPSAIRCFKAEEYSAAGIDVSEDLSSCDILMGIKEVPIDQLLPNKTYLFFSHTLKKQPYNRKLLQAVLQKNIRLIDYETLKDHQGNRLVAFGRFAGIVGAYNGLLAYGKRYQLFDLKRASDCFDINDLKIELRKVKLPAIKIALTGAGRVGKGAMESLDTVGIRKVSPTDFLTQEFTEAVYTQLSSADYHSRIEGGHFNREEFHQHPEKYQAHFIDFAKVTDLLLAGAFWNPKASRLFELVDMQRADFKIKVIADITCDINGSIPSTVKASTIVDPLYDFDPISQQTAPALSSPSFITVMAVDNLPCELPRSASEEFGRDLIDRILQPLLVEDPEGIISRATMAESGKLTPRFSYLQDYVNANN, from the coding sequence ATGAAAGTAATTAAAATCGGTCTTATTCGCGAGGGCAAAGTACCACCTGATAAGCGTGTTGCCTTTACGCCTTCGCAAACAGAAGAGATCGAACAACGTTTCACGCACGCTAAAATAGTTTGCCAACCCAGTGCCATCCGTTGCTTTAAAGCCGAAGAGTATAGCGCAGCAGGTATTGATGTTTCGGAAGACCTTTCCTCTTGCGATATATTAATGGGTATAAAAGAAGTGCCAATCGATCAGTTGTTGCCCAATAAAACATATTTGTTTTTTTCTCATACGCTTAAAAAACAGCCTTACAATCGAAAACTTCTGCAAGCTGTTCTTCAAAAAAATATTCGACTTATCGACTACGAAACATTAAAAGATCATCAAGGAAATAGACTGGTTGCGTTTGGAAGATTTGCGGGAATCGTTGGGGCCTATAACGGATTGTTAGCGTATGGCAAACGGTATCAGTTGTTTGATCTAAAGCGAGCTTCTGATTGTTTCGATATCAACGACCTGAAAATAGAATTACGAAAAGTAAAATTGCCTGCAATAAAAATTGCTTTAACCGGTGCTGGCCGTGTAGGCAAAGGCGCGATGGAAAGTTTAGACACCGTAGGGATTCGTAAAGTTTCGCCTACCGATTTTCTTACCCAAGAGTTTACCGAAGCCGTGTACACACAACTCAGCAGTGCCGACTACCATTCTCGAATAGAAGGGGGGCATTTCAACCGAGAAGAGTTTCATCAACACCCAGAAAAATACCAGGCGCATTTTATTGACTTTGCAAAAGTTACAGATCTGTTATTGGCAGGTGCCTTTTGGAATCCCAAAGCATCAAGACTATTTGAGCTTGTGGACATGCAAAGAGCTGATTTCAAAATAAAAGTGATTGCTGACATCACCTGCGACATCAATGGGTCTATCCCCAGCACGGTAAAGGCAAGCACCATAGTTGATCCGCTGTATGACTTCGATCCTATTTCGCAACAAACTGCACCGGCCCTGAGCAGCCCTTCTTTTATCACCGTCATGGCAGTAGATAACTTACCATGTGAATTACCTCGGTCAGCCTCAGAAGAATTTGGCAGAGATTTGATTGACAGGATTCTTCAGCCTCTTTTGGTAGAAGATCCAGAAGGAATTATTTCAAGGGCAACCATGGCTGAAAGCGGAAAACTGACTCCTCGCTTTAGTTATTTGCAAGATTACGTAAACGCCAACAACTAA
- a CDS encoding TIGR00266 family protein, with the protein MPTSHVIDYQIKGESIQIVEVELDPQETVIAEAGAMLFLEDGIQFETKMGDGSQPNQGLFDKLLSAGSRLLTGESLFMTHFTNRGNKKAKVGFSAPYPGTVIPVDLSKSPGRELVVQKDGFLCAAFGTKLSIVFNRKIGAGLVGGEGFILQKLQGDGLAFVHAGGTVIERTLSNETLRVDTGCVVAFESQIDFDVETTGSLKSMVFGGEGIFLATLRGTGRVWLQSMPIRKLVQALAPYGSNSRKESSSLLGNFLE; encoded by the coding sequence ATGCCAACCTCACACGTTATCGACTATCAAATCAAAGGAGAAAGCATTCAAATTGTTGAAGTAGAGCTTGATCCACAAGAAACCGTAATTGCCGAAGCCGGTGCCATGCTCTTCTTGGAAGATGGCATTCAATTCGAAACTAAAATGGGCGATGGCTCTCAGCCAAATCAAGGTCTATTTGACAAGCTACTTTCTGCTGGAAGCAGATTGCTGACTGGCGAATCATTGTTCATGACCCACTTCACCAATCGCGGAAACAAAAAAGCGAAAGTTGGATTTTCTGCTCCCTACCCTGGCACCGTTATTCCTGTTGACTTATCCAAAAGCCCGGGGCGAGAACTGGTTGTGCAAAAAGATGGATTTCTTTGTGCTGCTTTCGGAACAAAACTTTCCATTGTTTTCAATCGTAAAATTGGAGCGGGGTTAGTGGGCGGGGAAGGATTCATTTTACAAAAACTTCAGGGAGATGGATTGGCATTTGTACATGCTGGCGGAACGGTGATTGAACGAACGCTTTCGAATGAAACGCTGCGCGTGGACACAGGTTGTGTAGTTGCCTTTGAATCACAAATCGATTTTGATGTAGAAACCACCGGAAGTTTAAAATCAATGGTGTTTGGGGGAGAAGGTATTTTCCTCGCCACACTTCGAGGAACGGGCAGGGTGTGGCTACAGTCCATGCCGATCAGAAAATTAGTACAAGCATTGGCTCCCTATGGTAGCAATAGCCGCAAAGAATCAAGCTCACTGTTAGGCAATTTTTTGGAATAG